A genomic segment from Thioalkalivibrio sp. K90mix encodes:
- the traD gene encoding conjugative transfer system coupling protein TraD (Members of this protein family are the putative conjugative coupling factor, TraD, as the term is used for the SXT and TOL plasmid systems.): MLTSHDEYEVPFRPNFELRSAAAWAVAAGGCVLAGWMIAAPAGLMVVSAGVCLMGAAYRGAQGFPRLREYQRVRSGKLEFTDMKELLSKQKPDALWIGRGYEWDKTAANRAYSIWRRGVENVLGKVDTATGGAFWMQGLKRVEDLYVKTKFLEGHTLIVGTTGAGKTRLYDILLTQLVARNEGPVIVIDPKGDHEMRENMRRACEATGNPERFQMFHPAYADRSVRIDPLKNWNRATEVASRIADLMPTESGGDPFQAIAWNALNSGIQGMVEIGEMPSIVKIRSYIEGGPGPLLRRVLPVHFERWNSDWNNAYRTYMSGNPDIGGGKRGQQSAEDEEINKMVAFYTDLVAKEERSSVLDGLITAYKHDREHFQKLIASLIPILSMLTSDVMGELLSPDYEDMDDDRPIIDMQKVIRDNTVLYIGLDSLSDKTVGSAIGAILLADLAAVAGDLYNYGTPETRKAMWICVDEASEVLNEPAVRILNKGRGAGMRAMMATQTMADVEVRMGGEADALQSLGNFNNGIYLRVRDGKTQEYVTKSLPTVRIEDMETGYREMAGELGEMEASKAGYSEALKKEDLELIPPALLGEIPDLQFFAHLKDGRLLKVQTPILTG, translated from the coding sequence ATGCTGACGTCGCATGACGAGTACGAAGTCCCGTTTCGTCCGAACTTCGAGCTGAGGAGCGCGGCCGCGTGGGCCGTGGCGGCCGGTGGCTGCGTGTTGGCCGGGTGGATGATCGCTGCGCCAGCCGGACTCATGGTGGTCTCGGCGGGAGTCTGCCTGATGGGGGCGGCTTACCGAGGCGCACAGGGTTTCCCCCGTTTGCGGGAATACCAGCGGGTCCGTAGCGGCAAGCTGGAATTTACGGACATGAAGGAGCTGCTGAGCAAGCAGAAACCCGACGCCTTGTGGATCGGCCGGGGATACGAGTGGGACAAGACGGCCGCGAATCGGGCGTATTCGATCTGGCGCCGCGGGGTCGAGAATGTCCTGGGAAAGGTCGATACGGCCACTGGTGGGGCCTTCTGGATGCAGGGGCTCAAGCGGGTGGAGGACCTGTACGTCAAGACGAAGTTTCTCGAAGGGCATACGTTGATTGTAGGCACGACCGGTGCTGGCAAAACACGCCTGTACGACATCCTGCTCACGCAGCTGGTGGCCCGGAACGAGGGTCCGGTGATCGTCATAGACCCGAAGGGTGACCACGAGATGCGTGAGAACATGCGGCGTGCATGCGAGGCCACAGGCAACCCGGAACGCTTCCAGATGTTCCATCCGGCCTACGCGGACCGATCGGTGCGCATCGACCCGCTCAAGAACTGGAACCGGGCAACAGAGGTGGCGAGTCGAATCGCGGACCTGATGCCCACGGAGTCGGGCGGCGACCCCTTCCAGGCGATTGCCTGGAACGCACTCAACTCTGGAATTCAGGGGATGGTCGAGATCGGCGAGATGCCGAGCATCGTCAAAATCCGGTCGTACATTGAGGGTGGTCCGGGGCCGCTCCTTCGCCGCGTACTGCCCGTTCACTTTGAACGCTGGAACAGCGATTGGAACAACGCCTATCGGACCTACATGTCCGGAAATCCGGATATTGGCGGCGGCAAGCGCGGGCAGCAGTCGGCCGAGGACGAAGAAATCAACAAGATGGTGGCGTTCTACACCGATCTAGTGGCAAAAGAGGAGCGCAGCTCGGTTCTGGATGGTCTCATTACCGCCTACAAGCACGACAGGGAGCATTTCCAGAAGCTCATCGCCAGTCTCATCCCGATCCTGTCCATGCTGACCTCCGATGTTATGGGTGAGCTGTTGAGTCCCGATTACGAAGACATGGACGATGACCGCCCGATCATCGATATGCAGAAGGTCATCCGTGACAACACGGTCCTGTACATCGGGCTGGATTCCCTGTCGGACAAGACCGTCGGGTCGGCGATCGGTGCGATACTGCTGGCGGACCTCGCGGCGGTCGCGGGTGATCTGTACAACTACGGGACGCCCGAGACCCGGAAGGCCATGTGGATCTGTGTGGACGAAGCCAGTGAAGTGCTGAATGAGCCGGCCGTTCGCATCCTGAACAAGGGACGTGGGGCCGGTATGCGCGCCATGATGGCGACGCAGACAATGGCCGACGTGGAGGTCAGGATGGGCGGTGAGGCCGATGCGCTGCAAAGCCTAGGGAACTTCAACAACGGGATCTATCTGCGCGTCCGTGATGGCAAAACACAGGAGTACGTTACGAAATCGCTACCCACCGTGCGGATCGAGGATATGGAAACCGGGTACCGTGAAATGGCCGGTGAGCTGGGTGAAATGGAGGCCAGCAAGGCGGGGTACTCCGAAGCGCTCAAGAAGGAGGATCTCGAGCTGATCCCACCGGCTCTTCTGGGGGAGATCCCGGATCTCCAGTTCTTTGCGCACCTGAAGGATGGAAGGCTGCTGAAAGTGCAGACCCCGATCCTGACAGGGTAG